A stretch of the Staphylococcus sp. NRL 16/872 genome encodes the following:
- a CDS encoding alpha/beta fold hydrolase family protein, whose translation MTNYTVDTLNLGPFTTESGETIENLQLRYEHVGYSGQPLVVICHALTGNHLTYGTDEHPGWWREIIDGGYMPIYDYQFLTFNVIGSPFGSSSPLTDPHFPKHLTLRDIVKAIEKGIQALGFNRINILIGGSLGGMQAMELLYNNQFQIDKAVILAATDKTSSYSRAFNEIAREAIQLGGKEGLNIARQLGFLTYRSSKSYDERFTPDEVVSYQRYQGDKFKETYDLSCYLTMLNVLDSHNLDRGRDDVDEVLQSLDTKVLTMGFTDDLLYPDDQVRAVGERFKYHRHFFVPDNVGHDGFLLNFNDWAPNLYHFLKVTNFKRK comes from the coding sequence ATGACAAATTATACCGTAGATACATTGAACCTAGGACCCTTTACGACAGAATCAGGAGAAACCATTGAAAATTTACAGTTACGTTATGAACATGTGGGCTATTCAGGTCAGCCTTTGGTCGTCATTTGTCATGCGCTTACAGGTAATCATTTAACTTATGGCACGGACGAACATCCTGGATGGTGGCGTGAAATTATTGATGGTGGCTACATGCCTATATATGATTACCAATTTCTTACATTTAACGTTATCGGTAGCCCATTTGGTTCAAGTTCGCCGTTAACGGATCCACATTTTCCAAAGCATTTAACCTTAAGAGATATCGTTAAAGCCATTGAAAAGGGGATACAAGCACTCGGCTTCAATAGAATTAACATCTTAATTGGAGGCAGTCTAGGTGGCATGCAAGCGATGGAATTACTTTATAACAATCAATTCCAAATAGACAAAGCGGTCATCTTAGCTGCTACAGACAAAACCTCGTCATATAGTCGTGCATTTAATGAAATCGCACGTGAAGCGATTCAATTAGGAGGTAAAGAAGGATTAAATATTGCACGTCAACTAGGTTTCCTTACTTATCGCTCTTCTAAAAGCTATGATGAACGCTTTACACCAGATGAAGTCGTCAGCTATCAACGTTATCAAGGTGATAAATTTAAAGAAACCTACGATTTGTCATGTTATTTAACCATGTTAAATGTGTTAGATAGTCACAACTTAGATCGAGGTCGTGACGATGTTGATGAAGTGTTACAGTCTTTAGATACAAAAGTATTAACAATGGGCTTTACAGATGATTTACTCTATCCCGATGATCAAGTAAGAGCAGTAGGGGAGCGCTTTAAATATCATCGCCATTTCTTTGTCCCAGATAATGTAGGGCATGATGGCTTCCTATTAAACTTTAATGACTGGGCACCCAATCTCTATCATTTCTTAAAAGTCACAAATTTTAAACGTAAATAA
- a CDS encoding DUF2232 domain-containing protein, with translation MGVANVFSKVHPKATILGTLALVIVALVTYVLPPLGLVLCLFATIPGVILWNKSIPSFGIGALVTVILTTLLGNTFVLSAMILVLLFSFVIGQLLKERASKERILYIATAYLSIFTLVAFMLLQVFKKIPSASTLIKPFKETMHDVVVISGVESDYKAIFEEAFRQMSVQLPSFLIVLIFIFVLINLIITFPILRKFKVATPIFKPLFAWQMNRSLLWIYMIVLLGVMVANEPSIFQSIVLNFEVVLSLLMYIQGLSLIHFFGKARRMSNAVSILLMVVGTLITPFTHIVSLLGVLDLGINLKRMIKK, from the coding sequence ATAGGAGTGGCGAATGTGTTTTCAAAAGTACATCCTAAAGCAACGATACTAGGGACATTAGCACTTGTCATTGTTGCTTTAGTAACGTATGTATTACCACCTCTTGGTTTAGTATTATGCCTATTCGCTACCATCCCTGGTGTTATTCTGTGGAATAAATCAATACCATCGTTTGGGATTGGAGCTTTAGTAACCGTAATCTTAACCACTTTATTAGGTAATACATTTGTATTAAGTGCCATGATTTTAGTTTTATTATTTAGTTTTGTAATTGGCCAATTATTAAAAGAACGTGCATCTAAAGAACGTATCTTATATATAGCCACAGCTTATTTAAGTATATTTACTTTAGTCGCATTTATGTTATTACAAGTATTTAAAAAAATTCCAAGCGCATCAACATTAATTAAACCGTTTAAGGAAACAATGCATGATGTGGTTGTAATCTCAGGTGTGGAATCTGATTATAAAGCAATTTTTGAAGAAGCCTTCCGACAAATGTCGGTTCAACTTCCAAGTTTTCTAATCGTGCTCATCTTTATTTTTGTTTTAATTAATCTCATTATTACATTTCCAATTCTACGTAAATTTAAAGTAGCAACACCTATTTTCAAACCACTATTTGCTTGGCAAATGAATCGTTCATTATTATGGATATATATGATTGTATTGCTAGGGGTCATGGTGGCAAATGAGCCAAGTATTTTCCAAAGTATCGTGTTAAATTTCGAAGTTGTGTTATCATTATTGATGTATATCCAAGGATTGAGCTTGATTCATTTCTTTGGAAAAGCAAGACGTATGTCAAACGCTGTTTCAATATTGTTAATGGTCGTGGGGACGCTAATAACGCCATTTACGCATATTGTTTCATTACTTGGGGTACTTGATTTAGGAATTAATTTAAAACGAATGATTAAAAAATGA
- a CDS encoding DHH family phosphoesterase translates to MNRQSTKKALIIPYILMVLTAIALVVVWFIFKPLVATIAAAGLVVVIIISIVLVRQALLKMDNYVDNLSGHVSAGSNKAIKRLPIGLVVLDENDHIEWINQYMSEHLETNVISEPVNEVFPNILKQLEKVQEIEIEHGQYHYHVRHSEEEKCLYFFDITEQVHTNELYEESKPIIATLFLDNYDEITQNMNDTQRSEINSMVTRVISRWASEYNIFFKRYSSDQFVAYLNQKILAEIEDSNFEILSQLREKSVGYRAQLTLSIGVGEGTENLIDLGELSQSGLDLALGRGGDQVAIKNMNGNVRFYGGKTDPMEKRTRVRARVISHALKDILTEGDKVIIMGHKRPDLDAIGAAIGVSRFALMNNLEAYVVLNEEDIDPTLRRVMDEIDKKPELKERFVTSDEAWDMMTSKTTIVVVDTHKPEMVLDENILNKANRKVVIDHHRRGESFISNPLLVYMEPYASSTAELVTELLEYQPTEQRLTRLESTVMYAGIIVDTRNFTLRTGSRTFDAASYLRAHGADTILTQHFLKDDVDTYINRSELIRTVEVQDNGIAIAHGSNEKIYHPVTVAQAADELLSLEGIEASYVVAKREDNLIGISARSLGSINVQLTMEALGGGGHLTNAATQLKDLTIEEAIERLQQAITEQLSRSEDA, encoded by the coding sequence ATGAACCGTCAATCCACTAAAAAGGCATTAATCATACCTTACATTTTAATGGTACTTACTGCGATAGCTCTTGTTGTCGTCTGGTTTATTTTCAAACCATTAGTCGCAACAATTGCTGCTGCTGGTTTAGTCGTTGTGATTATTATTAGCATCGTATTAGTAAGACAAGCCTTATTAAAAATGGATAATTATGTGGATAACTTGAGTGGTCATGTGTCGGCAGGAAGTAATAAAGCAATTAAACGCTTGCCGATTGGTTTGGTTGTACTTGATGAGAATGATCATATTGAATGGATTAACCAATACATGTCTGAACACTTAGAAACGAATGTCATCTCAGAACCAGTCAATGAAGTTTTTCCTAATATTTTAAAGCAACTTGAAAAGGTTCAAGAAATTGAAATCGAACATGGACAATATCACTATCATGTACGACATTCTGAAGAAGAGAAATGTTTATACTTCTTTGATATTACGGAACAAGTACATACGAATGAATTGTATGAAGAATCGAAACCAATAATTGCAACACTTTTCCTCGATAACTACGATGAAATTACGCAAAATATGAACGATACGCAACGTTCAGAGATCAACTCCATGGTCACTCGTGTGATCAGTCGTTGGGCTTCTGAATATAATATCTTTTTCAAACGTTATAGTTCAGATCAATTTGTCGCATACCTGAATCAAAAGATTTTAGCTGAAATTGAAGATTCTAACTTTGAAATCCTCAGTCAGTTACGTGAGAAGAGTGTCGGTTACCGTGCCCAATTAACTCTAAGTATTGGGGTGGGGGAAGGCACTGAGAACCTTATCGATCTTGGCGAACTTTCCCAATCAGGTCTTGATTTAGCATTAGGACGTGGTGGGGACCAAGTAGCCATTAAGAATATGAATGGTAACGTACGTTTCTACGGCGGTAAGACTGACCCGATGGAGAAACGTACACGTGTAAGAGCGCGTGTTATCTCTCATGCTTTAAAAGATATCTTAACTGAAGGCGATAAAGTCATCATTATGGGACATAAACGTCCGGACTTAGATGCGATTGGTGCGGCAATTGGTGTCTCTCGTTTCGCATTAATGAATAATTTAGAAGCCTATGTTGTATTAAATGAAGAAGATATCGATCCAACGTTACGTCGTGTGATGGATGAAATCGATAAGAAACCTGAGTTGAAAGAACGTTTCGTAACGTCTGATGAAGCTTGGGACATGATGACATCTAAGACAACGATTGTCGTTGTAGATACGCACAAACCTGAAATGGTTTTAGATGAAAATATTCTAAATAAAGCGAACCGTAAAGTGGTCATTGATCACCATAGACGTGGTGAAAGCTTTATTTCAAATCCATTGTTGGTATATATGGAACCATACGCAAGTTCAACTGCAGAACTTGTTACGGAATTACTTGAATATCAACCAACTGAACAACGTTTAACACGTCTAGAATCAACAGTAATGTATGCAGGTATCATTGTGGATACACGTAACTTTACATTACGTACGGGTTCAAGAACGTTTGATGCGGCAAGCTATTTACGTGCCCATGGTGCAGATACTATCTTGACGCAACACTTCTTAAAAGATGATGTGGATACGTATATTAATCGTTCAGAACTTATCCGAACGGTTGAAGTTCAAGATAATGGAATCGCAATTGCCCATGGTTCTAATGAAAAAATTTATCATCCTGTTACGGTTGCACAAGCTGCGGATGAGTTGTTAAGTTTAGAAGGTATTGAAGCTTCATATGTTGTGGCCAAACGTGAAGATAACTTAATTGGTATCTCTGCTCGTTCACTAGGCTCTATCAACGTTCAATTAACGATGGAAGCACTAGGTGGTGGAGGTCACTTAACCAATGCAGCAACACAACTTAAAGACTTAACAATTGAAGAAGCAATCGAACGTTTACAACAAGCAATTACTGAACAATTGAGTAGGAGTGAAGACGCATGA
- the rplI gene encoding 50S ribosomal protein L9: MKVIFTQDVKGKGKKGEVKDVPVGYANNFLLKNNYAVEATPGNLKQLEQQNKRAEADRQQEIDDAKALKAKLEEIEVEVSAKTGEGGKLFGSVSTKQIAEALKAQHDIKIDKRKMDLPQGIHALGYTNVPVKLDKEVEGTIRVHTVEK; this comes from the coding sequence ATGAAAGTAATATTTACACAAGATGTTAAAGGTAAAGGTAAAAAAGGCGAAGTTAAAGACGTACCAGTAGGTTACGCTAATAACTTTTTATTAAAAAACAACTATGCTGTTGAGGCAACTCCGGGTAATTTAAAACAATTAGAACAACAAAATAAACGTGCTGAAGCGGATAGACAACAAGAGATTGATGATGCTAAAGCATTGAAAGCGAAATTAGAAGAGATTGAAGTTGAAGTAAGTGCGAAAACAGGTGAAGGTGGTAAGTTGTTTGGTTCTGTAAGTACTAAGCAAATTGCTGAGGCACTTAAAGCTCAACACGATATCAAGATTGATAAACGTAAAATGGATTTACCTCAAGGTATCCATGCGTTAGGTTATACGAATGTTCCTGTGAAATTAGATAAAGAGGTTGAGGGAACTATCCGTGTTCATACAGTAGAGAAATAA
- the dnaB gene encoding replicative DNA helicase: MDNMYDQKQMPHNNEAEQSVLGAIILDPQLIGTTQEALLPESFYRGAHQHIFRAMMNLNEDSSEIDVVTLMDQLTKEGTLSEAGGPQYLAELSNNVPTTRNIQYYTNIVANLALKRRLIQTADSIANDGYNNELELDAVLSDAERRILELSANRQSDGFKDIRDVLGQVYETAEELDQNSGQTPGIPTGYRDLDQMTAGFNRNDLIILAARPSVGKTAFALNIAQKVATHEDNYTVGIFSLEMGADQLATRMICSSGNVDSNRLRTGMMTEEDWNRFTIAVGKLSRTKIFIDDTPGIRITDLRSKCRRLKQEHGLDMIVIDYLQLIQGSGSRFSDNRQQEVSEISRTLKAIARELECPVIALSQLSRGVEQRQDKRPMMSDIRESGSIEQDADIVAFLYRDDYYNRGEDEDDDDSTNFEPQSNDDNGEIEIIIAKQRNGPTGTVKLHFMKQYNKFTDIDYAHAEMT; the protein is encoded by the coding sequence ATGGATAATATGTATGATCAAAAACAAATGCCCCATAATAATGAAGCTGAACAATCTGTCTTAGGTGCAATTATTTTAGATCCACAATTAATTGGAACGACTCAGGAGGCCCTACTTCCTGAGTCATTTTATCGAGGCGCCCACCAACATATCTTCAGAGCAATGATGAACTTGAATGAAGATAGTAGCGAAATTGATGTTGTTACGTTAATGGACCAATTAACGAAAGAAGGTACATTAAGTGAAGCTGGTGGTCCTCAATATTTAGCGGAACTCTCTAATAATGTACCGACGACACGAAACATTCAGTATTATACAAATATCGTTGCTAATCTGGCATTAAAACGTAGATTAATACAAACTGCAGATAGTATCGCTAATGATGGTTATAATAACGAACTTGAATTAGATGCAGTTTTAAGTGACGCAGAGCGACGTATACTTGAGTTATCAGCTAATCGTCAAAGTGATGGTTTCAAGGACATTCGAGATGTTCTAGGACAAGTATATGAAACGGCAGAAGAACTTGACCAAAATAGTGGACAAACGCCTGGTATTCCTACAGGATATCGCGATTTAGACCAAATGACGGCAGGATTTAACCGTAATGATTTAATTATTTTAGCGGCACGTCCGTCGGTAGGTAAGACTGCCTTCGCTCTTAATATTGCACAAAAAGTAGCAACACATGAAGATAATTATACTGTAGGTATCTTCTCACTTGAGATGGGCGCAGATCAATTAGCTACACGTATGATTTGTAGTTCTGGAAATGTAGATTCAAACCGTTTAAGAACTGGGATGATGACGGAAGAAGACTGGAATCGTTTTACTATTGCGGTTGGTAAGTTATCTCGTACGAAGATATTTATTGATGATACGCCAGGTATTCGAATTACAGATTTGCGTTCTAAATGTCGTCGTTTGAAACAAGAACATGGTTTAGATATGATTGTGATTGACTATTTACAATTGATTCAAGGTAGTGGGTCACGTTTTTCAGATAATCGTCAACAAGAGGTTTCGGAAATTTCACGTACATTAAAAGCAATTGCTCGTGAATTGGAATGTCCGGTTATTGCCTTAAGTCAGTTATCTCGTGGTGTAGAACAACGTCAAGATAAACGCCCAATGATGAGTGATATTCGTGAATCTGGATCTATCGAGCAAGATGCGGATATTGTAGCGTTCTTATACCGTGACGATTATTATAATCGTGGTGAAGACGAGGATGACGATGATAGTACAAATTTTGAACCGCAATCTAATGATGATAACGGTGAAATTGAAATCATCATTGCTAAGCAACGTAACGGCCCGACTGGAACGGTTAAGCTACACTTTATGAAACAATATAATAAATTTACAGATATTGATTATGCTCATGCTGAAATGACATAA
- a CDS encoding adenylosuccinate synthase has product MSSIVVVGTQWGDEGKGKITDFLAEQADVIARFSGGNNAGHTIQFDGETYKLHLVPSGIFYKDKLAVIGNGVVVDPVALLKELDGLNERGVSTSNLRISNRAQVILPYHLAQDEYEERRRGDNKIGTTKKGIGPAYVDKAQRIGIRMADLLEKETFERRLKENIEIKDAYFKGMFNESCPRFDEIFDEYYAAGQRLKEFVTDTAKILDDAFVAEEKVLFEGAQGVMLDIDHGTYPFVTSSNPVAGNVTVGTGVGPTFVSKVIGVCKAYTSRVGDGPFPTELFDEDGHHIREVGREYGTTTGRPRRVGWFDSVVLRHSRRVSGITDLSINSIDVLTGLDTVKICTAYELDGEEITEYPANLDQLRRCKPIFEELPGWEEDITGCRTLEELPENARKYLERISELCGVRISIFSVGPDRDQTNLLEQLW; this is encoded by the coding sequence ATGTCATCAATCGTAGTAGTTGGGACACAATGGGGAGACGAAGGTAAAGGTAAAATTACAGATTTCTTAGCGGAACAAGCAGATGTTATTGCACGTTTTTCAGGTGGTAATAACGCTGGTCACACAATTCAATTTGATGGGGAAACTTACAAATTGCATTTAGTGCCATCAGGTATTTTTTATAAAGATAAATTAGCAGTGATTGGTAATGGTGTAGTTGTTGATCCAGTTGCATTATTAAAAGAATTAGACGGTTTAAATGAACGTGGTGTATCTACATCAAACTTACGTATTTCAAACCGTGCGCAAGTGATTCTTCCTTATCACTTAGCACAAGATGAATACGAAGAACGTCGTCGTGGCGATAATAAAATTGGTACAACTAAAAAAGGTATTGGTCCAGCTTATGTAGATAAAGCGCAACGTATCGGTATTCGTATGGCTGATTTATTAGAAAAAGAAACATTTGAAAGACGTTTAAAAGAAAATATTGAAATTAAAGATGCTTATTTCAAAGGTATGTTTAATGAATCATGTCCACGTTTCGATGAAATCTTTGATGAATATTATGCTGCAGGTCAACGTTTAAAAGAGTTTGTTACTGATACAGCTAAAATCTTAGACGATGCGTTTGTAGCTGAAGAAAAAGTATTATTTGAAGGTGCACAAGGTGTCATGTTAGATATCGACCATGGTACATATCCTTTCGTAACTTCAAGTAACCCTGTTGCAGGTAACGTAACAGTTGGTACTGGCGTAGGCCCAACTTTCGTATCTAAAGTGATTGGTGTATGTAAAGCTTATACATCTCGCGTAGGTGATGGTCCATTCCCTACTGAATTATTTGATGAAGATGGTCACCACATCAGAGAGGTTGGTCGTGAATACGGTACAACTACAGGACGTCCACGTCGTGTAGGTTGGTTCGATTCAGTAGTATTACGTCACTCTCGTCGTGTAAGTGGTATTACAGACTTATCTATTAACTCTATCGATGTACTTACAGGTTTAGATACTGTGAAGATTTGTACTGCATACGAATTAGATGGAGAAGAAATTACAGAATATCCTGCGAACCTTGATCAATTACGTCGTTGTAAACCAATCTTTGAAGAGTTACCAGGATGGGAAGAAGATATTACAGGTTGCCGTACTTTAGAAGAGTTACCTGAAAATGCACGTAAATATTTAGAACGTATTTCTGAATTATGTGGCGTACGCATTTCAATCTTCTCAGTAGGTCCAGATCGCGACCAAACTAACTTATTAGAACAATTATGGTAA